In Paenibacillus kyungheensis, the following are encoded in one genomic region:
- a CDS encoding STAS domain-containing protein, producing the protein MFAYKIITDEVQATIHFEGDIDIDAGDVLEDEIEPAVSPYTNIVLNLEKVFFVDSSGIGLIIRLVQVLQELGRNVYIEQTQPEVMEVFELLQLDEILGKEIFR; encoded by the coding sequence ATGTTTGCATATAAAATAATCACAGATGAAGTACAGGCCACAATACATTTTGAAGGTGATATTGATATAGATGCTGGAGATGTATTGGAAGATGAGATTGAGCCGGCTGTATCGCCGTATACGAATATTGTATTAAATTTAGAAAAAGTATTTTTTGTAGACTCTTCAGGGATCGGTCTTATTATTCGTTTGGTACAAGTGTTACAAGAGTTAGGACGTAATGTGTATATTGAACAGACTCAACCGGAGGTTATGGAAGTTTTTGAATTGCTTCAACTGGATGAGATTCTGGGCAAGGAAATTTTTAGATAA
- a CDS encoding HD domain-containing phosphohydrolase, with protein sequence MVYMVREWHSIVLFTIAPILFLIVLLDLFPVRLLSGEEYSGSLVGFLILALAFGYSPAILGIVISTIVSYARKKNFDIRQMNLFRICSALGKSVISLYLSYQVMEFFDPFSTYLRAGLGSLVFSLVYMLLVAGASTTIIGTPFLNDMVLKLKELIVPVLLCTIIVPHFLRHISLGNIMYETVYILLFLLLIIFLSHGFIRQLQIRMKSSEEFIRLSELRISQRNEGHGKNTGILCQYMLELLAYPKKRRTDLINYTTLHDIGKSLLPMEILTKRGALSLTEEKEYQSHTTESFNIILSISGDKKAAEWVLHHHERYDGKGFPAGLKGNDIPYESRIIALCNHLEHLLNRYAEDGEVLRQLQQLSGKVLDPKLIQAITLEMITTVRQLIITKPLLQETDLIHVELQSIEEHKEMSGFTGGTVLLKYRDNDSLHDMEDANLKEQLAILAEHALRVSENFYEVIQSKNKTFEAHFYPENSWVAIVLTDITPALEYREQLHQSTMRSYKDVIETLSKSKIDICLEQQEIEQHLGIPLAQMDIITKSDVSSGRSLVMEYIPEELKINQPKKLMHIKLAVSEGVTNLIKHAANGKLSVYSKCNVLQIYITDQGSGIPIHELPKMILISGYSSKRSLGKGFALMYTSADRIMVHTSSKGTSILLEFDMLLEEAS encoded by the coding sequence ATGGTATATATGGTCCGCGAGTGGCATTCAATTGTATTATTTACGATTGCGCCTATTTTGTTTCTTATCGTTTTACTCGATCTGTTTCCGGTCAGATTACTAAGCGGTGAGGAATATAGCGGAAGTCTGGTTGGATTTCTTATTCTTGCACTTGCTTTTGGATATAGCCCGGCTATTTTAGGGATCGTAATTAGCACGATTGTATCGTATGCACGTAAAAAGAATTTTGATATTCGGCAAATGAATCTATTTCGAATATGTTCTGCTCTGGGCAAAAGTGTGATTAGTCTGTATTTGTCATATCAGGTCATGGAGTTTTTTGATCCATTTTCAACGTATCTACGAGCAGGATTAGGTTCACTGGTATTTAGTCTGGTCTATATGTTGCTAGTGGCAGGAGCTTCGACTACGATTATCGGTACTCCTTTTCTCAATGATATGGTGCTTAAATTAAAAGAATTAATTGTACCTGTTTTATTATGTACGATTATTGTTCCGCACTTTTTGAGACATATCTCATTAGGAAATATAATGTATGAAACGGTCTACATTTTATTGTTTTTATTACTGATTATCTTTTTATCTCATGGCTTTATTCGTCAATTGCAGATTCGCATGAAATCTTCTGAAGAATTTATTCGCTTGAGTGAATTAAGAATCTCACAGCGAAATGAAGGGCATGGCAAAAATACAGGTATTCTTTGTCAATACATGTTAGAACTACTTGCCTATCCGAAAAAAAGAAGAACAGATTTGATCAATTACACCACATTGCACGATATCGGTAAATCGTTATTGCCCATGGAAATTTTAACAAAACGCGGTGCGCTCTCTTTAACAGAAGAAAAAGAATACCAATCCCATACGACAGAAAGTTTTAATATTATTTTATCGATTAGTGGAGATAAAAAAGCAGCAGAATGGGTACTTCATCATCATGAACGTTATGATGGAAAAGGATTCCCGGCAGGGTTAAAAGGAAACGATATCCCTTATGAATCACGAATTATCGCATTATGTAATCATCTAGAACATTTGCTTAATCGTTATGCTGAAGATGGGGAAGTGTTACGTCAATTACAACAACTTTCTGGTAAAGTATTAGATCCCAAATTAATTCAAGCGATCACGTTAGAAATGATTACTACAGTACGACAGTTGATTATTACCAAGCCATTATTGCAAGAAACCGATTTGATTCATGTGGAACTCCAATCGATTGAAGAACATAAAGAAATGAGCGGATTTACAGGTGGTACGGTATTGCTTAAATACAGAGACAACGATAGTTTGCATGATATGGAAGATGCTAATCTCAAAGAACAATTAGCGATATTGGCTGAACATGCGCTTCGTGTGTCCGAGAATTTTTATGAAGTCATTCAAAGTAAAAACAAAACATTTGAAGCTCATTTTTATCCTGAAAATAGCTGGGTAGCCATCGTATTAACCGATATTACGCCTGCGCTAGAATACCGTGAACAATTACATCAAAGTACTATGCGGTCGTATAAAGATGTGATCGAAACACTTTCAAAAAGTAAAATCGATATCTGCTTAGAACAACAAGAAATAGAACAGCATTTGGGAATACCTTTAGCTCAAATGGATATTATAACTAAAAGTGACGTATCTTCAGGTCGTTCTTTAGTGATGGAATATATCCCTGAAGAGTTAAAAATCAATCAACCGAAAAAATTGATGCATATTAAGCTGGCTGTATCGGAAGGTGTAACCAATCTGATCAAACACGCAGCCAATGGTAAATTGTCGGTTTATAGCAAGTGTAACGTACTGCAAATTTATATTACTGATCAAGGCTCTGGTATTCCGATTCATGAATTGCCTAAAATGATATTAATTTCTGGTTATAGTAGTAAGCGTTCATTAGGTAAAGGATTTGCTTTGATGTATACGTCAGCCGATCGAATTATGGTGCATACCAGTTCGAAAGGAACTTCAATTTTGTTAGAATTTGATATGCTTTTAGAAGAAGCAAGTTAA
- a CDS encoding iron-sulfur cluster biosynthesis family protein — MVKVNVTPQAEQYLSRKIGDKKAVIRIFVDNEDCGCTGGIPALRLIDEPGKRDTVVESNALSLTMHQSGESYFDDDELTLSTDDLGSSLRLSSASQYYSRSIRVLDGRKALA, encoded by the coding sequence ATGGTAAAAGTAAATGTAACCCCTCAAGCAGAACAATATTTATCACGCAAAATTGGTGATAAAAAAGCGGTCATTCGTATTTTCGTAGATAATGAAGATTGCGGATGTACAGGCGGTATTCCGGCACTTCGTTTAATTGACGAGCCAGGTAAAAGAGATACTGTTGTAGAAAGTAACGCATTGTCTTTAACTATGCATCAAAGTGGCGAATCTTATTTTGATGATGATGAACTTACTTTATCGACAGATGATTTGGGTTCTTCGCTCAGACTTAGTAGTGCTTCTCAGTATTATAGTCGAAGCATACGCGTTCTTGACGGACGCAAAGCATTAGCCTAA
- a CDS encoding dienelactone hydrolase family protein, producing the protein MNRWQGDQLLQQWYAELISNHPERSSYSNIIEQQTQLRNILPQLIGTFATQDDHSITLLETVDCGTYIRKRIECSASPYSYFAAYVLIPKQITAPAPAVIAVHGHGYGSREIVGLLPDGKPDLNTPGIHQHYAIQLVNRGLITIAPDVIGFGERRLAEDMANHADIANSCDSLSSRMLLMGKTLAGFRVHEMLKVIDIVSDMPEVNSERIGIMGFSGGALIAYLTAALDQRIRATVLTGFPNTYQNSILHIHHCICNYIPGQALYADLPQWIGLIAPRPLFVEAGRHDRIFPIQGVQKAIAQLQQIYQQHDAEQQFASDIFEGAHEISGRYAYDWIQKKLAILD; encoded by the coding sequence ATGAATAGATGGCAAGGAGATCAATTGCTACAACAATGGTATGCAGAACTGATATCTAATCATCCAGAACGTTCTTCTTATTCGAATATCATCGAGCAACAGACTCAATTACGCAACATATTACCACAATTAATCGGTACATTTGCTACCCAGGATGATCATTCGATCACACTTCTGGAAACAGTAGATTGCGGGACTTATATTCGTAAACGGATAGAATGTTCTGCTTCACCTTATAGTTATTTTGCAGCGTATGTGTTAATTCCTAAACAGATTACAGCTCCTGCTCCAGCAGTGATTGCTGTGCATGGCCATGGCTATGGAAGTCGTGAAATTGTAGGATTGTTACCTGATGGCAAGCCGGATCTGAATACACCGGGTATTCATCAGCATTATGCTATTCAGTTAGTGAATCGGGGATTGATTACTATTGCTCCTGATGTGATCGGATTTGGCGAAAGACGATTGGCAGAAGATATGGCTAACCATGCGGATATCGCTAATTCGTGTGATTCGCTTTCCAGTCGAATGCTGTTAATGGGTAAAACATTAGCTGGATTTAGAGTACACGAAATGCTCAAAGTGATTGATATTGTTAGCGATATGCCAGAAGTAAATTCAGAGCGGATCGGGATTATGGGATTTTCAGGCGGAGCGTTGATCGCTTATCTTACAGCAGCATTAGATCAGCGTATACGTGCTACTGTTTTAACCGGATTTCCTAATACATATCAGAATAGTATTCTTCATATTCATCATTGTATCTGTAACTATATTCCGGGTCAGGCATTATATGCAGACTTACCACAATGGATCGGTCTGATTGCGCCACGACCTTTATTTGTAGAAGCAGGGAGACATGATCGTATTTTCCCGATACAAGGTGTTCAGAAAGCTATAGCACAGCTACAACAGATCTATCAACAACATGATGCTGAACAACAATTTGCAAGTGATATCTTTGAAGGTGCTCATGAGATCAGTGGAAGATATGCTTATGATTGGATACAAAAAAAGCTTGCGATCCTAGACTGA
- a CDS encoding FapA family protein — MERSVIARAKTVQEAVEQALSLLDATKQQVSIEVMESEAKGMLGLYSKQAVVKVTLKTEEITEQTIEDTQESLPILVAEAETIINMQALHLEQPVASPAMDATEGKIWVKEGQIHFHSQGHQQPTISTTDNVYLWINDVPIIAGETVKLAATDIVRYEVEDKIVEPVWNIHIDDKAMKVNLNIEVGYVIIRKIISAQPTLRLVLRAEEEKQYIPIEPIAVRKQLVEQKVIYGLDHDEVKRACATTVNGAFLIGEGKPPVAGTNGHFEIKVDTKTRKVQPKMRENGTIDYREIKEFPCVDDGDLIGIVHPPILGINGLNIFGESIPAPPVTGVILLTGQGVQVSQDGLEVTATRTGMPEVITQGRHIKLAIIPKLDHRGDVTLQTGNIHFQGDVDINGTVQDTMKVEADGNIQIKGNVNMAEIIATQSLQVTANVIGSEIAVGQLFLFYGQAEPILQMILEQTEFLTTAIEQLNRAAAFKITDIDQHGLAPLLDVLFRGRFKELHQQLQLFIRTTEEHKSLINEEWQKYIKEIKNGFLNVAMSHFRTANDLERFVKRTAYLLDRVVLPQLDHIFAQFHYIQNSQILAGGPVQVKKGCYNTQLRCSGVLEVTGFLRGGDYYAAKGMHIQEAGTIGSNSTKLTVKEDAVIHVDKLLGGTILQIGSKMHHFKEDTLNVKARLNHDRQFVW, encoded by the coding sequence ATGGAGCGTAGTGTGATAGCTAGAGCCAAAACAGTGCAAGAAGCCGTAGAACAAGCACTTTCTTTACTCGATGCCACCAAGCAACAAGTGAGCATTGAAGTGATGGAAAGTGAAGCTAAAGGCATGCTAGGGCTCTATTCCAAACAAGCGGTAGTCAAAGTCACTTTGAAAACAGAAGAAATCACTGAGCAGACGATAGAAGATACACAAGAATCGTTACCGATATTAGTAGCAGAAGCTGAAACGATCATTAATATGCAAGCGCTACATCTCGAACAGCCAGTAGCTTCTCCTGCTATGGATGCAACAGAAGGAAAAATATGGGTAAAAGAAGGACAGATACATTTTCATTCACAAGGGCATCAACAACCCACTATTAGTACAACCGATAATGTATATCTCTGGATTAATGATGTGCCGATTATAGCAGGAGAGACTGTAAAGTTAGCAGCTACCGATATTGTACGATATGAAGTCGAAGATAAAATAGTAGAACCTGTCTGGAATATTCATATTGATGATAAAGCGATGAAGGTCAACTTGAATATCGAAGTGGGCTATGTCATTATCCGAAAAATTATTTCTGCGCAACCTACGTTACGATTGGTACTTAGAGCGGAAGAAGAGAAGCAGTATATACCGATCGAACCGATAGCAGTACGCAAGCAATTGGTTGAGCAAAAAGTAATTTACGGCTTGGATCATGATGAAGTTAAGCGGGCTTGTGCAACAACAGTCAATGGTGCATTTCTAATTGGAGAAGGAAAACCACCTGTTGCTGGAACAAATGGACATTTTGAAATCAAAGTCGATACCAAAACTCGTAAAGTACAACCTAAAATGCGTGAAAATGGAACGATCGATTATCGTGAAATTAAAGAGTTCCCTTGTGTAGATGATGGGGATTTGATAGGGATTGTTCATCCCCCTATTTTGGGAATTAACGGATTAAATATTTTTGGAGAATCTATACCTGCTCCGCCTGTCACCGGTGTTATTTTGTTAACAGGGCAAGGTGTCCAAGTATCTCAAGATGGATTAGAAGTGACTGCTACGCGTACGGGTATGCCAGAAGTGATTACACAAGGTCGTCATATTAAGCTTGCTATTATTCCTAAGTTGGATCATCGCGGAGATGTTACTTTACAAACAGGCAATATTCATTTTCAAGGCGATGTCGATATTAATGGAACTGTACAAGATACGATGAAAGTCGAAGCAGATGGAAATATTCAGATTAAAGGCAATGTGAATATGGCGGAAATCATAGCGACTCAATCGTTACAAGTAACTGCTAATGTTATCGGAAGCGAAATCGCAGTCGGGCAGTTATTTCTGTTTTACGGTCAAGCTGAACCGATTTTGCAAATGATTTTAGAACAGACCGAGTTTTTGACGACAGCGATAGAGCAGTTAAACCGCGCAGCAGCTTTTAAAATAACAGATATTGATCAACATGGGCTTGCTCCTCTGCTTGATGTGTTATTTCGTGGACGGTTTAAAGAGTTGCATCAACAATTACAATTATTTATTCGTACCACTGAAGAACACAAATCGTTAATCAATGAAGAATGGCAAAAATATATTAAAGAAATTAAAAATGGTTTTTTGAATGTGGCGATGAGTCATTTTAGAACAGCAAATGATTTGGAACGATTTGTAAAACGAACAGCTTACCTGTTAGATCGAGTCGTTTTGCCTCAATTGGATCATATTTTTGCACAATTTCATTATATTCAGAATAGTCAGATTCTTGCAGGTGGACCCGTACAAGTAAAAAAAGGATGTTATAACACACAATTACGTTGCTCTGGTGTGCTAGAAGTAACCGGATTTCTACGGGGTGGCGATTACTATGCTGCCAAAGGAATGCATATTCAAGAAGCAGGAACGATAGGTAGCAATTCCACCAAATTAACAGTCAAAGAAGATGCAGTTATTCATGTAGATAAGTTACTAGGCGGAACTATTCTACAGATCGGATCTAAAATGCATCATTTTAAAGAAGATACCTTGAATGTCAAAGCACGATTGAATCATGATCGCCAATTCGTATGGTAG
- a CDS encoding RDD family protein, translating to MEISFKKINLGVVTILYAGFWKRFAAILIDVVILSISYLIISFILSIVIVGIVHVTDDSLGSEVSIGSLLPVIFQLLSGLTTWLYFGCFEKSKYQATPGKMLLGIKVVNRSMQRIGFGRAVARYWLRLLCNLTLGIGYIIIGFTKYKQGIHDMIADTYIVNNRALDNYLYEQQYQPQSQTEYPLNLNKNM from the coding sequence GTGGAAATAAGTTTTAAGAAGATTAATCTAGGAGTGGTTACTATACTGTATGCAGGGTTTTGGAAGAGGTTCGCAGCGATATTAATAGATGTCGTTATTTTAAGCATTTCATATTTGATCATCAGTTTTATATTGAGTATAGTTATTGTCGGTATTGTCCATGTAACAGATGATTCACTTGGGAGCGAAGTATCTATAGGTTCGCTACTGCCTGTTATTTTTCAATTATTATCAGGATTAACAACGTGGTTGTATTTTGGATGTTTTGAAAAGTCTAAATACCAAGCGACTCCAGGTAAAATGCTACTCGGCATCAAAGTTGTTAATCGTTCTATGCAACGTATAGGTTTTGGACGTGCAGTAGCGCGTTATTGGTTAAGATTATTATGTAATCTCACACTAGGGATAGGATATATTATTATCGGATTTACCAAGTATAAGCAAGGGATTCATGATATGATTGCAGATACGTATATTGTAAATAATCGAGCGCTTGATAATTACTTATATGAACAGCAATATCAGCCACAATCACAGACCGAATATCCTTTGAATTTGAATAAAAATATGTAA
- a CDS encoding YxcD family protein: MRLSMDEIINAVCLNIAERKGLKPTDVTVQLSWEEDTGYTAEVWTEGRSQYLVESNLNEAILRYMFSEYNARVFKEQVELVINDDEEEIQAIIHDN, translated from the coding sequence ATGCGACTCAGTATGGATGAAATTATCAATGCAGTATGCTTGAATATCGCTGAACGCAAAGGACTGAAACCTACTGATGTAACGGTTCAACTTTCCTGGGAAGAAGATACTGGTTATACCGCAGAAGTATGGACAGAAGGACGAAGCCAATATTTAGTCGAAAGTAATCTGAACGAAGCGATTTTACGTTATATGTTCAGTGAGTATAATGCACGAGTATTTAAAGAACAAGTAGAATTAGTTATCAATGATGACGAAGAAGAAATTCAAGCGATCATTCACGATAACTAA
- a CDS encoding PP2C family protein-serine/threonine phosphatase, translating to MSILIVDDSRLNLVFLQNVLDAAGYKNIQTASSAQEAFDILSIRDQLSPRKAAAIDLILLDIVMPGIDGIEACRIIKSCTVYQDLPIIFLTADRIHFKEAFNAGGMDFIEKGGPDYELLARVQSAIRLKKEMDSRKVREEKVHKELQLAKHLQRSVLSPPINETMIRVHSSYLQSTEVSGDMLYWKMFDPQHCGVLLIDVSGHGISAALISMSIRSLLDGIVGVVKEPHLVCEELNKKMRALFGKNRRAAYFTAIYLFIDLERKQIEYFNAGHPPGLLFLKDQYPTQLTGTTVPIGIQNDMKLDTAIVTYDTPARIVLYTDGLVEKPGVSIHAGIEKLEHYAQSLYYLENEAFVVKLERLIQHRKDDVCIISIELP from the coding sequence ATGAGTATATTGATTGTAGATGACTCCAGACTTAATCTTGTCTTTTTGCAAAATGTACTTGATGCAGCAGGATACAAGAATATACAGACCGCTTCTTCAGCTCAAGAAGCATTTGATATTCTGAGTATTCGAGATCAACTCTCTCCTCGTAAAGCAGCGGCAATCGATTTGATTTTACTTGATATTGTGATGCCAGGGATTGATGGTATTGAAGCTTGTCGCATTATTAAAAGTTGTACCGTTTATCAGGATTTGCCTATCATTTTTCTAACCGCAGATCGGATTCATTTCAAAGAAGCTTTTAATGCAGGCGGTATGGATTTTATTGAAAAAGGCGGGCCTGATTACGAACTGCTAGCACGAGTTCAATCTGCAATTCGACTCAAAAAAGAAATGGATTCGCGCAAAGTTCGAGAAGAAAAAGTACACAAAGAGCTTCAATTGGCCAAACATTTACAACGTAGCGTGCTCAGTCCGCCGATCAATGAAACTATGATTCGAGTGCACAGCAGCTACCTACAATCAACAGAAGTATCCGGTGATATGCTGTATTGGAAAATGTTCGATCCACAGCATTGTGGTGTACTGCTGATCGATGTGTCCGGTCATGGAATATCTGCTGCCCTGATCAGTATGTCGATTCGTTCACTGCTCGATGGTATTGTAGGTGTAGTCAAAGAACCTCATCTGGTATGCGAAGAATTGAACAAAAAGATGAGAGCATTGTTTGGTAAAAATCGTAGGGCTGCTTACTTTACAGCAATCTATTTATTTATCGACTTGGAACGAAAGCAAATCGAATATTTTAATGCAGGTCATCCGCCGGGATTGCTATTTCTCAAAGACCAGTATCCTACACAATTGACAGGAACCACCGTACCAATCGGTATCCAAAATGATATGAAATTGGATACTGCTATCGTGACGTACGATACTCCTGCAAGAATCGTTTTATATACAGATGGATTAGTCGAAAAACCCGGTGTCTCTATTCATGCTGGTATTGAAAAGCTAGAGCATTATGCTCAAAGTCTATATTATTTGGAAAATGAAGCGTTTGTTGTAAAGTTAGAACGCTTGATTCAGCATCGTAAAGACGATGTGTGTATTATTTCGATCGAGTTACCATAA
- a CDS encoding PadR family transcriptional regulator, with product MNTLSYGLLALLARNNSSGYDLMLKIQPFWQAKHSQIYPLLSRMEEQHLLSAEWIQQTDKPDKKIYAITPLGEQRLKEWMQLPAGEPVSRDELVLKAFCLWTTDRENAISLFGTRSIYYQERIHYFEQALHKMPEEVRQFGTRDFGLYILRQKALSTAKANLEWTTWVIDMLKNSTTESSSQPQHQ from the coding sequence ATGAACACGCTATCTTATGGTTTACTCGCTTTGCTTGCACGCAATAATTCGTCAGGTTACGACCTGATGCTCAAGATTCAACCGTTTTGGCAAGCAAAACATAGTCAAATTTATCCACTGTTGTCACGTATGGAAGAGCAACATTTGTTATCCGCAGAATGGATTCAACAAACTGATAAACCGGATAAAAAGATTTACGCAATTACTCCACTAGGAGAACAACGTCTGAAAGAATGGATGCAACTTCCTGCAGGCGAACCAGTCAGTCGTGATGAATTAGTTCTCAAAGCTTTTTGCTTATGGACAACTGATCGCGAAAACGCTATCTCATTGTTTGGTACAAGATCAATTTATTACCAAGAACGTATTCATTACTTTGAGCAAGCGCTTCACAAAATGCCTGAAGAAGTTCGTCAATTTGGTACACGTGATTTTGGATTGTACATTTTGCGTCAAAAAGCTTTATCAACAGCTAAAGCAAATTTGGAATGGACGACATGGGTTATCGACATGCTCAAAAATTCTACAACTGAAAGTTCCTCACAACCTCAACACCAATGA
- a CDS encoding beta-class carbonic anhydrase, translating into MNSITTIMQHNQEFVTSKEYEAYLSSPFPEKKLVILTCMDTRLTELLPKAMNIRNGDAKILKNAGAIISQPFGSVMRSILVAIYELKAEEVIVVGHHGCGMASLNSDHMIEKIHERGIAPEVLTTLENSGIKLKRWLQGFDNEKEGVMRSVDIIKNHPLLPASVPVHGMIIDPATGQLELLVNGYDQVEVPSNS; encoded by the coding sequence ATGAACTCGATCACAACGATTATGCAACACAATCAGGAATTTGTGACTAGCAAAGAATACGAAGCTTATCTTTCCAGTCCTTTCCCTGAGAAAAAGTTGGTTATTTTGACTTGTATGGATACCCGTTTAACCGAATTATTGCCTAAAGCAATGAATATTCGTAACGGTGATGCCAAAATTCTAAAAAACGCAGGTGCTATTATTTCACAGCCTTTTGGTAGTGTAATGCGTAGTATTCTTGTCGCTATTTATGAATTAAAAGCAGAAGAAGTGATCGTAGTTGGTCATCATGGATGTGGTATGGCATCACTGAACTCAGATCATATGATCGAAAAAATTCATGAACGTGGAATTGCACCAGAAGTGCTAACTACGCTTGAAAATTCAGGGATTAAACTTAAAAGATGGCTTCAAGGTTTTGATAATGAGAAAGAAGGCGTTATGCGCAGTGTAGATATTATCAAAAACCACCCTCTACTCCCTGCTAGCGTACCTGTACACGGTATGATTATTGATCCAGCAACAGGACAATTGGAGTTACTTGTGAATGGTTATGATCAAGTTGAAGTTCCTTCTAACTCATAA